A part of Amblyraja radiata isolate CabotCenter1 chromosome 35, sAmbRad1.1.pri, whole genome shotgun sequence genomic DNA contains:
- the LOC116991800 gene encoding keratin, type 1 cytoskeletal 11-like: MHRQSTSFSQRQSSGGGGSGSFRRSTGGSFGGSGFSIGSGSSIGYGFGGGSGGSSGYAFGGGGGGGMSAAGSFSSSSCSASSSLMGGAGGLIGNEKHTMITLNDRLAIYLEKVRSLEKANTELEVKLRAFQVGTALKPIDYAAYDAIIKPIRDQILKVHLANARVALDLDNASLAARDFQSKYENEFNTRQMVEGDIMDLKAMKEEYIRNCKDMEGDMTATQEEMVYLRKNHEEELVVLRQQVAGTVSVQVDSSDATDLSKLLADMRAKHEASCKANQDAMKTWYESQVQTQTVAAVQVNEAAEGAKLQLTELKRQWQALQTEYDSLCSAVFSLETSVAGIQDNYAGQLSRLTMSISSLEMELGNLRNDVAMKTKEYSELLNIKMQLEKEIATYRELLQGSGFSQSISGGQETSNVTVVKTIETRTVRS; this comes from the exons ATGCATCGCCAATCCACTAGCTTCTCTCAGCGGCAGTCCTCAGGAGGTGGGGGTAGTGGAAGCTTCAGAAGGTCCACGGGTGGTTCATTTGGGGGCAGTGGGTTCTCAATTGGAAGCGGCAGTAGTATTGGGTATGGATTTGGAGGCGGCAGTGGTGGTAGTAGTGGGTATGCATTTGGAGGCGGCGGTGGTGGTGGGATGTCAGCGGCAGGCAGCTTCTCATCAAGTTCCTGCAGTGCAAGCTCCTCATTAATGGGAGGGGCAGGGGGGCTGATTGGCAATGAGAAACACACCATGATTACCCTCAACGATAGATTGGCTATCTATCTGGAGAAGGTCAGGAGTCTGGAAAAAGCAAACACAGAGTTGGAAGTGAAGCTGAGAGCGTTCCAAGTCGGCACAGCCTTGAAGCCCATTGACTATGCTGCCTACGATGCAATCATCAAGCCCATCAGAGATCAG ATCTTGAAAGTTCACCTTGCAAATGCCCGTGTGGCCCTGGACCTTGATAATGCAAGCCTGGCTGCGAGAGACTTCCAGTCTAA atatgaaaatgaatttaacaccaggcagatggtggagggtgaTATAATGGATCTcaaagcaatgaaggaggaatatATACGCAATTGTAAGGACATGGAAGGTGATATGACAGCTACGCAAGAAGAAATGGTGTATCTGAGGAAGAACCATGAAGAG GAGCTGGTTGTCTTAAGGCAGCAAGTTGCTGGGACTGTCAGTGTGCAAGTGGATAGTTCTGATGCAACTGACCTGAGTAAACTACTGGCCGACATGCGAGCAAAACATGAAGCCTCTTGCAAGGCCAATCAAGATGCCATGAAAACCTGGTATGAGTCTCAG GTCCAAACACAAACAGTTGCGGCCGTTCAAGTCAACGAGGCTGCAGAAGGTGCAAAACTGCAGCTCACGGAATTAAAACGGCAATGGCAAGCTCTTCAGACCGAGTACGATTCCCTCTGCAGTGCT GTCTTCTCTCTCGAAACCTCTGTTGCAGGCATTCAAGATAATTATGCCGGGCAACTTAGCAGGTTGACGATGTCCATCTCCAGCCTCGAAATGGAGCTCGGCAATCTAAGGAATGACGTGGCGATGAAAACTAAGGAATATTCTGAACTCCTCAACATAAAGATGCAACTTGAGAAGGAAATTGCCACCTATAGAGAGCTCCTTCAAGGATCTGGTTTCAG CCAATCGATAAGTGGCGGACAGGAGACTAGTAATGTGACTGTCGTCAAAACAATTG